GAAGCCACCCGCCACGCAACCCTTGGTATGGTCACGTTGCTCTCGAGTCACGTCCAGCCAGGCGTCATCAACGCCGCCGGCGCAGCCATCTTGCTCGGCGGTCTGCTGGTGACGTTTCTCTGGCTCCAGTACCTCTACCGGTAGCCGGTCGGGCCCGACCAGTCACTGGGCGTCCGGTCGCTCGACGCGGTCTTCCAGCCACGCCGCCGCCTCTTCGACGACGGCCTCGTCGCCGCCCTCGAACCGGATACGGACGTTGTCGCCGGGGTAGCTCCCGACCTTCACCGGGAACCGCTCCTGGACCTCCGCGAGACGGTCGAGCAACGCACTCTCGGGTTCGGCCGCGTCGACGGTGGCGACGTACCGGCTCTCGCCGGCGAACTCGTCGGCCACCTCCTCGAACATCCGCTTCATCTCCGCGGGGACGCCCGGAAGGACGTAGCAGTTCTCGACGACACAGCCGGGGGCGACCCCCGCGTGGTTCGGCAGGACGCGCGCCCCCTCGGGGACGTCGCCGGTACCCTCGGTCAGGTCGTCGCGGGTGTAGCCACCGTTCTCCTCGAGCCACGCCAGGGCCGCCTCGCTCTCGACGACGTCCCGGCCGAACGCGGCGGCGACGCCGTCGATGGTAACGTCGTCGTGTGTCGGCCCCAGGCCACCGGTGACGATGACGGCGTCGTACTCGGCGTGGTACTCGTTGACAACCCGGGCGATGTCGGCGAGGCGGTCGGGTATCGTCGTCACTCGCTCGACGGTGACGCCGCGGGCCGCCAGCTGCTGGCCGAGCCACGCCGCGTTCGTGTTGACCGTCTCGCCAGAGAGCAGTTCGTCGCCGACCGTTACCACCGCGATACGCATACCCTCGGGTAGGGAATCGTGATACAAATACTGTGGGACACGGGCGCGCGGCCCGGGTGGCCTACCGCATCCCCGGCGGCGGACCGCGGTCCCGGGGGTCGTCGTCGTCGTAGTCATCCTCCTCGAGGTCGATGCCGGCCTCCTGTCGTCGGCGTTTGACCTCCTGTAACTGCCGGTAGTAGTACAGCACGCCGCCCGTACCGACGACGATGGCGAAGAGCGCCACCCCGCCGAAGATCAAAAGGTCGCGCTGGAGGTAGTACCGGACGCTGACTCCGCGCGTCGTCACTTCCTCCCACCGGAGTGTCTGCCGGTCGTTCTCGACGGTCTTCCCGTCGGCCCCGGGACTGACCTGCGAGAGCAGCGGGATGCCCACGCGGGCCCCCGGCGGGAGCGTGATGGCGTACGAGCCCCCGTCGACGAGCGTCGGCGTCGCGAACGTCTTGCCCAGACGGGGCGCCGTGAACGCCACCTCCCCGGTGACGTTGCCCGGGAACTGTATCTCGGTGCGCCGGCCGCCCTCCGTGGCGGTCATCGACGAGTTGGCCGCGCTGATGACCGTCCCGTTATCGTACCGGAACCGGAGCGCACGGATGGGGACCGACTGTTCGCGGCCCAGCCCGTCACGGCTGTACACCTCGAACGTCGAGTTGTTCCGCACGTCGTAGACAGCGGTGTACGACGACCGGTCGACGACCAGCGTCGCGTCCGCCGGGGTCTCCCAGTCGTAACTCGCGTTCTGGTTCAGGCGCGCCGGGTCCGACTCCTGGGGGCCAAAGAGGCCGGTACAGCCCGAGAGGGCGAGCAGTGCGACGAGACCGACGAGCGCGTAGTGACGCCGTTGCATGGCTCTTTCAGGGGACGACCGCGAGCAGTTCCGATTGCATGAACCGGCCGATGTCGGCCAGCAGGCCCGGCGCGTCGGTGTCGGGGTTGCAGACGATGCTCTGTTCGAGCAGGCCGACGCGTTCGACGGTGACGATGTCCTGTGCGTGGCCGGCGCGGTTGACCGTCGCGCGGGCCTGCGAGCGGGTGACGCTGTTGGCGTTGACCCGGCCGTTCCCCCGCGACCAGTCGTAGAGCCGGTCGACCGTCTCGTCGGCCAGGCGGGGTTCGTCACCGGCGACGAACCGTAGGGGCATGTGCTGGACGATGCCGAACCGCTTGCGGATCTGGGCCGGGGACCCCTGCCCGAGGTTCAGCCCGTCGGCGGGGATCCGGACCGACTGGCCGAACCCGACGTCGAGGACGAACCCCTCTTCGTCCCACGAGTCGAGCGTCCCGACGTACGTCTCGTCAGGCTCGTGGTCGGTGACGAGCTCGCCGAACGCCTCGCGCAGGAGGTTCCGGGCCACCGTCGCGTCCGGGCCGTCGACGGTGACGGTGGGGAAATCGTCCTCCCGGTGGCCGACGTCGAACGACACGTCGAGCTCGCCGAACTCGTTCGTGACCAGCGACCGCAGGCCGTCGAGTGCACGCTGTCGGGCATCGCCCGTCACGTACACCTTCGTCCCGAGGACGACCATCAGGCTTCCACGCTGTCGACGTTCAGTTCGTCCCGCAGTTCCTCGATTCGGCCTTCCATCGCGGTCACGAGGCGGGTGTTCTCCATCGCTTCGACCTGGTTGCCACACTCCGGGCACTGGAAGCCAAACTCCATCGCCTCGCCGAACTCGAAGCGGATGCCACAGTGCTCACAGAGGTAGAACTCGTTGTCCCGCTCGTACTGGCGCCGCTCCTCTAAGCCCTCCAGCAGGCGGTGCATCTCCTCTTCGAGCTGTTCTGGGATCTTGTCGTACTCGAAGGTCCAGAGGTACGTGAGCCACCCGGAGTCCTCGTCGCGGAGGCGGCGATAGGTCGCCAGGTCGTTCTCGTAGAGGATAAAGAGGGCTCGCCTGACGTCGTTGAGTTCGAGTCCGAGCTCCTCGGCCAGTTCCTCGTCGGTCACTTCGCCGTCCGGCGGCGCGGCGGCGACCGGCATCCCCTTCGGTCCGACCAGTTCGTGGAGGTATTTCTGTATCACGGGGTCCTCCAGAAGGTCCTCGAAAGCCATTACCCGTGTTTCCGGCGGTCACGTGGTTAAATCCATCGGGTTGGGGGCTGGTAGATGGCCGCTAGAGGGCCCGAGTACCCGCCCGTCGTCCGGCCCGTGCGGTGGGGTCAGCCCCCCCACGGACCGACGCCGAAGGCCCGTCCGACCGCCCAGCCGACGGCGAACGGCGTCAGTACCGCGAGACAGGCCAGCCCGACCCAGCGTGCCGGCGGCGGCCGGGTGACGAGGTAGATGAGATACAGGGTGCCGACCACCGGAAGGACCCGCGAGGTCAGCCCCGTGATGCCGTCGAGCACGGTCAGTCACCGCGACGGGCGTCGCTCACGACCCCTCGTCGGCCGCGTCGTCGGGGTCGACCACGCGCTTGCCGGTCGCCTTCGGGACGACCACGCGGTCGGGGTCCTCCCACTCGCGGTCGAGTTCGGTCCCCTCGTAGAGGCGGTCGAGGAAGACAGCCAGCGAAGCAACCTCGGAGTGGGGCTGGTTGGTGACGCCGACGTTCCAGTCGGCCCGTTCGTACACCTCGAAGGGGACCTTCTCGGCCCCGACGACGACCAGGAGGGGGCCGTCGTCGTGGGCCGCCCTGACGTCGGCTTCGACCTCCTGAATCGGTTCGCCGTACATCGTCAGGTGGACCACCGCCCCCTCGAAGTCGCGGATGTAACGCCTGGGCTCGTCGGTCGTCTCCACGCCGAACGGGCCGCCGAACCGGTCGGTGATGTCCACGATGGTGTCGGTCCGGGAGCCGGCCGCCCCGGCCATCACGACCCGGTCGGCGCCCAGCGCGCGCGCCGTGAGGCCGACGTGGGTGGTCATCCGCTCGTCGCGGCCCGGCCGGTGGCCCAGTCGGAGCACCGTCACCGACTCGTGGCCCTTCATGTACCTCTCGCGGCCTCGACGGCCTCGCGAATCGGTTCGAAGGCGACCCTGCTCCACTCGACGGGGTCGCCGTCGACGAAGACGGTCGGGGTCCCCTCCACGCCGCGGTCGATGCCGGCCTGCCTGTCGGCGGCGACGGTCGGCCGGTACCGCTCCTCGTCTGCGGCCCGTCGTACCGTCTCGCCGTCGGCGTCTATCCCCTCGGTCAACTCGGCGTAGACGCTCGGACCGAGGCTGGCCTGGTTCTCGAACAGGCGCTTGCTGTAGGTGAAAAACGCCGCGTCGCCGGCCTCGTCTTGCACGGCGCGAGCGGCGCTGGCGGCCTGCCAGGACACCGCCTCGTCGACCGGGATGGGGAAGTCGTGGAACTCGTATCGCACGCTCCCGTCCTCGAGGAACGCCGCCTCGACCTGCGGGTACACCTCGACGGAGTAGGTCTTGCAATGGGGGCAGGCGTAGTCTTCGTAGACTGCGACGGTGACGTCGGCGTCCGGGTCGCCCGCGACGGGGGTGGGAAGCGTCTCGCCGGTGGGCGTCGGGGCCGGCGACTCAGCCGTGTCGCTCGAACCGGTGAGACACCCGGCCGTCGCGCCGGCGAGGGCAACGCCCGCGGCGAGCACGTCGCGACGCGTCGAGTTTGTCATACCCGTCACTCGCCCCGGGAGATATAAAACGGCGTTGTCATCGCCGGACCGCAACGCTATTTTACTCGCCTGCACCTGTTGAACCATGCGCAGTTCTTCACGGCGCGTCGTCGTCACCGGCGGTGCAGGGTTCATCGGGTCCCATCTCGTCGACCGGCTGGTCGGCGACCACGACGTCGTCGTCGCCGACGACGGGTCCAACGGACGGGCCGAGTGGGTACACGACGAGGCGACGTTCGTCGACGGGGACCTCACAGACCCCGCCGTCGTCGCCGAGGCCATCACGCAGGAGGTGGACCTGGTCGTCCACCTCGCCGCCTCGAAACTCGTCGACACGGACGCTCCCCGCAGGCAGTTCGAGGACAACAGCACCATCACGTACAACGTCCTGGAACGGATGGACGAGGTGGGCGTCGACGAGATCGTGTTTACGTCGTCGTCGACTGTATACGGCGAGGCGCCGCGGCCCACGCCCGAGGACTACGCGCCCCTGGAACCGATCAGCGTCTACGGCGCGACCAAGCTCGCCGAGGAGTCGCTCGTCTCTACGTACGCCCACAGCCACGGCATGCAGTCGTGGGTGTTCCGATTTGCGAACATCGTCGGGCCGCGCCTGCGCGGAGC
The DNA window shown above is from Haloarcula halobia and carries:
- a CDS encoding competence/damage-inducible protein A, with product MRIAVVTVGDELLSGETVNTNAAWLGQQLAARGVTVERVTTIPDRLADIARVVNEYHAEYDAVIVTGGLGPTHDDVTIDGVAAAFGRDVVESEAALAWLEENGGYTRDDLTEGTGDVPEGARVLPNHAGVAPGCVVENCYVLPGVPAEMKRMFEEVADEFAGESRYVATVDAAEPESALLDRLAEVQERFPVKVGSYPGDNVRIRFEGGDEAVVEEAAAWLEDRVERPDAQ
- a CDS encoding DUF5803 family protein translates to MQRRHYALVGLVALLALSGCTGLFGPQESDPARLNQNASYDWETPADATLVVDRSSYTAVYDVRNNSTFEVYSRDGLGREQSVPIRALRFRYDNGTVISAANSSMTATEGGRRTEIQFPGNVTGEVAFTAPRLGKTFATPTLVDGGSYAITLPPGARVGIPLLSQVSPGADGKTVENDRQTLRWEEVTTRGVSVRYYLQRDLLIFGGVALFAIVVGTGGVLYYYRQLQEVKRRRQEAGIDLEEDDYDDDDPRDRGPPPGMR
- a CDS encoding DUF2110 family protein, producing the protein MVVLGTKVYVTGDARQRALDGLRSLVTNEFGELDVSFDVGHREDDFPTVTVDGPDATVARNLLREAFGELVTDHEPDETYVGTLDSWDEEGFVLDVGFGQSVRIPADGLNLGQGSPAQIRKRFGIVQHMPLRFVAGDEPRLADETVDRLYDWSRGNGRVNANSVTRSQARATVNRAGHAQDIVTVERVGLLEQSIVCNPDTDAPGLLADIGRFMQSELLAVVP
- the tfe gene encoding transcription factor E, with amino-acid sequence MAFEDLLEDPVIQKYLHELVGPKGMPVAAAPPDGEVTDEELAEELGLELNDVRRALFILYENDLATYRRLRDEDSGWLTYLWTFEYDKIPEQLEEEMHRLLEGLEERRQYERDNEFYLCEHCGIRFEFGEAMEFGFQCPECGNQVEAMENTRLVTAMEGRIEELRDELNVDSVEA
- a CDS encoding tRNA (cytidine(56)-2'-O)-methyltransferase, whose product is MKGHESVTVLRLGHRPGRDERMTTHVGLTARALGADRVVMAGAAGSRTDTIVDITDRFGGPFGVETTDEPRRYIRDFEGAVVHLTMYGEPIQEVEADVRAAHDDGPLLVVVGAEKVPFEVYERADWNVGVTNQPHSEVASLAVFLDRLYEGTELDREWEDPDRVVVPKATGKRVVDPDDAADEGS
- a CDS encoding DsbA family protein; translated protein: MTNSTRRDVLAAGVALAGATAGCLTGSSDTAESPAPTPTGETLPTPVAGDPDADVTVAVYEDYACPHCKTYSVEVYPQVEAAFLEDGSVRYEFHDFPIPVDEAVSWQAASAARAVQDEAGDAAFFTYSKRLFENQASLGPSVYAELTEGIDADGETVRRAADEERYRPTVAADRQAGIDRGVEGTPTVFVDGDPVEWSRVAFEPIREAVEAARGT
- a CDS encoding NAD-dependent epimerase/dehydratase family protein, with amino-acid sequence MRSSSRRVVVTGGAGFIGSHLVDRLVGDHDVVVADDGSNGRAEWVHDEATFVDGDLTDPAVVAEAITQEVDLVVHLAASKLVDTDAPRRQFEDNSTITYNVLERMDEVGVDEIVFTSSSTVYGEAPRPTPEDYAPLEPISVYGATKLAEESLVSTYAHSHGMQSWVFRFANIVGPRLRGAVIPDFIEKLREDPDSLTILGDGRQEKSYMHVDECIDAVLYAVEHADDDHNVFNLGTRTTTSVDRIVTIVAEEMGLDPVREYTGGDRGWTGDVPRMRLSVEKLSALGWEPRQSSDDAVRQSTRELLEET